The following are encoded together in the Candidatus Manganitrophus noduliformans genome:
- a CDS encoding response regulator, translated as MNLIRVLQVDDHKLVCAGMRLLLEGLEGVQVVAEAHDGREALALVKVHHPDMVLMDIAMKGLNGLEATAHLKKEFPEIRVIILSMYSSEEHVLQGLRAGASGYLLKDAATQELEQAIRAVMRGEMYLSPPVSKQVIGDYVHRVSQGYKATCELTHRQREILQMIAEGQSTKEIAHQLDLSVKTIETHRAQLMKRLGIYDIAGLVRCAIRMGLITPDK; from the coding sequence ATGAACCTCATTCGTGTACTGCAGGTCGATGATCACAAACTGGTTTGCGCCGGGATGCGGCTGCTCCTGGAAGGGCTGGAGGGGGTTCAGGTGGTCGCGGAGGCGCACGATGGCCGGGAGGCGCTGGCGTTGGTCAAGGTCCATCATCCCGACATGGTTCTGATGGATATTGCGATGAAAGGTTTAAACGGATTGGAAGCGACCGCCCATCTCAAAAAAGAATTCCCGGAGATCCGGGTGATTATTCTCTCGATGTATTCCAGCGAAGAGCATGTTTTGCAGGGGTTGCGGGCCGGCGCCTCCGGCTACTTGTTGAAGGACGCCGCGACACAGGAGCTGGAGCAGGCGATCCGGGCGGTGATGCGCGGCGAAATGTATCTCAGCCCGCCGGTTTCAAAGCAGGTCATCGGGGATTATGTTCATCGGGTCTCCCAAGGATATAAAGCGACCTGCGAGCTGACCCACCGCCAGCGCGAAATTTTGCAGATGATCGCGGAAGGGCAGAGCACCAAAGAGATCGCCCACCAGCTCGATCTGAGCGTCAAGACGATCGAGACCCATCGCGCCCAGTTGATGAAGCGGCTCGGAATATACGATATCGCCGGTCTGGTCCGCTGCGCCATCCGAATGGGCCTGATCACCCCCGACAAATAA
- a CDS encoding diguanylate cyclase domain-containing protein: MTDSIKVLLVEDNPADARLVREWLVEANTVRFRIAHVDRIVDALEALGKEAFHVVLLDLSLPDAQGLETLKRIRSEARGLPIVVLSYRQDEDLALQAIRMGAQDYLIKAEESGGLLARSIRYAIERNRAEARLSPKEEGLGENHHLFRAVIEGTTDYIYAKDLQGRYVMANSAAARLLGKPTEEILRRTDHELFDQRGALLITEDDRRTIQTGETQTFEESVMIDERVRTFLSTKAPWRNQRGEVIGLVGISRDITERKEAEESIRAHARQQKALAELGQHALAGFDLYALLDQAAVSVARALETEYCKILELLPNGKTLLLRAGVGWKEGLIRTATFAANSESQGGYTLLEKSPVTVEDLRTDARFTSPTLLREHGAISGASVIIPGASRPFGTLSVHSTRPRRFAQEEIRFLEGVAHLLATSIERRCAQEMIRHQAYYDMLTGLPNRSLLENHLSLAIAQADRHNDLVALMFLDLDCFKEINDTLGHPTGDQLLKAVSERLAACVRDGDTFARIGGDEFTILLPEIDTIEKVTRVAERIIAAFAPPFRLDGAEHSVSASIGIALYPHAGRDTETLLRNADTALYCAKKRGRNTFCFFSENDRQEAAPPLRRG, translated from the coding sequence ATGACCGATTCGATCAAGGTACTTTTGGTGGAAGACAATCCCGCCGACGCCCGGCTGGTGCGGGAGTGGTTGGTGGAAGCGAACACGGTCCGATTTCGGATCGCGCACGTCGATCGGATCGTCGACGCGCTTGAGGCGCTCGGCAAAGAAGCGTTTCACGTCGTTCTGCTCGATCTCTCCCTTCCCGACGCCCAGGGGCTCGAGACGCTCAAGCGGATCCGGAGCGAAGCGCGCGGCCTCCCGATCGTGGTGCTGTCGTATCGTCAAGATGAGGACCTTGCTCTCCAGGCGATCCGAATGGGGGCGCAAGATTATCTGATCAAAGCGGAGGAGAGCGGCGGCCTGCTCGCCCGCTCGATCCGTTATGCCATTGAGCGAAACCGGGCGGAAGCTCGGCTTTCCCCGAAAGAAGAAGGGCTCGGCGAGAACCATCACCTCTTTCGGGCCGTCATCGAGGGAACCACCGATTATATTTATGCGAAGGATCTTCAAGGGCGGTACGTGATGGCAAATTCGGCGGCGGCGCGCCTCCTCGGGAAACCGACCGAAGAGATCCTCCGTCGGACCGATCATGAATTGTTTGATCAGAGGGGGGCGTTGCTGATCACAGAGGACGACCGACGGACCATCCAGACCGGCGAGACGCAAACCTTTGAAGAGAGCGTCATGATCGATGAGAGGGTGCGGACGTTTCTCTCGACAAAGGCGCCGTGGCGCAACCAGCGGGGGGAGGTGATCGGCTTGGTCGGAATCAGCCGGGATATCACGGAGCGAAAAGAGGCCGAAGAATCGATCCGCGCCCATGCCCGGCAGCAGAAAGCCCTTGCCGAATTGGGTCAACATGCGCTCGCCGGGTTCGACCTCTACGCCCTCCTCGATCAGGCGGCCGTATCGGTCGCCCGCGCCCTTGAAACGGAATATTGCAAGATTTTGGAGCTTCTTCCCAACGGCAAAACCCTCCTCCTCAGGGCGGGGGTCGGTTGGAAAGAGGGGCTGATCCGAACCGCCACTTTTGCCGCAAATTCGGAATCGCAAGGAGGATATACCCTTTTGGAAAAAAGCCCGGTGACCGTCGAAGACCTTCGAACCGACGCCCGATTCACTTCCCCGACGTTGCTTCGCGAGCATGGGGCGATCAGCGGCGCCAGCGTGATCATCCCCGGCGCAAGCCGGCCGTTCGGCACCCTGTCGGTTCATTCGACCCGTCCGCGCCGTTTCGCCCAGGAAGAGATCCGGTTTCTGGAGGGGGTCGCCCACCTGCTCGCCACGTCCATCGAGCGACGGTGCGCCCAGGAGATGATCCGGCACCAGGCGTATTACGACATGTTGACCGGCCTTCCGAACCGCTCCCTGCTGGAGAATCATCTCTCGCTGGCGATCGCCCAAGCCGACCGGCACAACGACCTGGTCGCCCTGATGTTCCTCGACCTTGATTGCTTTAAAGAGATTAATGACACGCTGGGACATCCGACCGGAGACCAGCTGTTGAAGGCGGTCTCCGAGCGGCTGGCGGCCTGCGTGCGGGACGGGGACACCTTCGCCCGGATCGGGGGAGATGAGTTCACGATCCTCCTTCCGGAGATCGACACCATTGAGAAAGTCACCCGGGTGGCCGAGCGGATCATCGCCGCTTTTGCCCCTCCTTTCCGGCTGGACGGGGCGGAGCATTCTGTCAGCGCCAGCATCGGCATCGCGCTCTATCCTCATGCAGGACGCGACACCGAAACGCTCCTCCGAAACGCCGACACCGCTTTGTATTGCGCCAAGAAACGGGGGAGAAACACATTTTGCTTCTTTTCCGAAAACGATCGGCAAGAGGCCGCCCCCCCGTTGCGTCGCGGATGA
- a CDS encoding two-component system response regulator — protein sequence MESKRINALLIEDNPGDARLVQEMLSDVKEFSLSFKCSTRLSAALRSLREAPPDIILLDLSLPDAQGLESLGRLLSAAPGIPIIILTGLSDEKVAVEAIQKGAQDYLVKGRISGDLLAHAIPYAIERKQANELLRARARRQAVIAELGQRALSGMALPALMNEAVALVAKTLEVEYCKVLEPLPDGSALLLTAGVGWKEGLVGRATLGILENSQAAYTLACNGPVVVEDLETETRFNPVMLRDHGVVSGMSVLIPGQDYPHGVLGVHTKRRRTFGKEDVLFLQSIANVLAAAIERRKAEERIEHQAYHDALSGLPNRLLFEDRLSIAVAQARRGEEKLAVLLIDLDRFKVINDTLGHAIGDELLRGAAARFIGCVREGDTVARMGGDEFAVLLPQLDNDETAVQIAGRIASSLNPPFPLDGRALFVTASIGIALYPHAGGDAQTLLRHADIALYRAKEQGRNTLRCYCPSMNAKGFERLLLESALRQALEREEFLLHFQPQVNLKTGEIIGFEALVRWRRPEMGLISPAEFIPLAEETGLIIPIGEWILRAACAQNKAWQEAGFPSMRVAVNLSARQFHQDNFVETVRRVLKETPLDPSFLELELTESVLMGKEQSILSMLRELAAMGIHLSIDDFGTGYSSLAYLKRFPIEKLKVDQLFIHNMTTDPNDAVIARTVVAMAHSLRLKAIAEGVETEAQLAYLRSIGCDEMQGYLFSRPLPAEEATQLLIQKKGLSFAPDCSI from the coding sequence ATGGAATCGAAGCGGATCAACGCCTTGCTGATTGAAGACAATCCGGGCGACGCCCGCCTTGTCCAGGAGATGCTCTCCGATGTGAAGGAGTTTTCCCTTTCTTTTAAATGCAGCACCCGGCTCTCTGCGGCGCTCCGGTCTCTTCGCGAAGCGCCGCCCGACATTATCCTTCTCGACCTCTCTCTCCCCGACGCGCAAGGGCTCGAGTCGCTCGGCCGGCTGTTGAGCGCCGCGCCCGGCATCCCGATCATCATCCTTACCGGACTGAGCGATGAGAAGGTCGCGGTCGAGGCGATTCAGAAGGGGGCTCAAGATTATCTCGTGAAAGGAAGGATCAGCGGCGACCTTCTGGCCCACGCGATTCCTTATGCGATCGAGCGCAAGCAGGCCAACGAGCTGCTCCGCGCCCGCGCCCGGCGCCAGGCGGTCATCGCGGAGCTGGGGCAGCGGGCCCTTTCGGGAATGGCGCTCCCTGCATTGATGAATGAGGCGGTCGCCTTGGTCGCTAAGACGCTGGAGGTGGAGTACTGCAAGGTGCTCGAGCCGCTTCCGGACGGGAGCGCATTGTTGCTGACGGCCGGGGTCGGTTGGAAAGAGGGCCTGGTCGGACGAGCGACGCTCGGCATTCTGGAGAACTCTCAGGCCGCCTATACCCTCGCCTGCAATGGACCGGTGGTGGTGGAGGATCTGGAGACCGAGACCCGTTTTAACCCGGTGATGCTGCGCGATCATGGGGTGGTCAGCGGAATGAGTGTTCTGATCCCCGGGCAAGATTATCCGCATGGGGTCTTGGGGGTGCATACAAAGAGGCGGCGAACCTTCGGGAAGGAGGATGTGCTCTTTCTCCAATCGATCGCGAATGTGCTTGCCGCCGCCATTGAACGGAGAAAAGCGGAGGAGCGGATCGAGCACCAGGCTTACCACGACGCTCTGAGCGGTCTCCCGAATCGATTGCTGTTCGAAGATCGCCTCTCGATCGCCGTGGCGCAGGCCCGTCGAGGCGAAGAGAAGCTTGCGGTCCTTTTGATCGATCTCGATCGCTTCAAGGTGATCAACGATACCCTCGGCCATGCGATCGGAGACGAGCTGCTGCGGGGGGCGGCGGCCCGCTTCATCGGCTGCGTTCGGGAAGGGGACACCGTCGCCAGGATGGGGGGAGACGAATTCGCCGTTCTTCTCCCGCAATTGGACAACGATGAGACCGCGGTTCAAATCGCCGGCCGGATCGCCTCTTCCCTAAACCCGCCGTTCCCTCTCGACGGCCGGGCGCTCTTTGTGACCGCCAGCATCGGGATCGCCCTCTACCCGCATGCCGGGGGCGACGCGCAGACCCTTTTAAGGCATGCCGACATCGCCCTCTACCGGGCCAAAGAGCAGGGAAGAAATACCCTCCGCTGTTACTGTCCGAGCATGAATGCAAAGGGGTTTGAGCGCTTGTTGCTTGAGAGCGCGCTGCGCCAGGCGTTGGAGCGGGAGGAGTTCCTTCTTCATTTTCAGCCGCAGGTGAATCTGAAGACGGGAGAGATCATCGGATTCGAGGCCCTCGTCCGTTGGCGCCGGCCGGAAATGGGACTGATCTCCCCGGCCGAATTTATTCCGCTGGCGGAGGAGACCGGCCTGATCATTCCGATCGGGGAGTGGATTTTGCGCGCCGCCTGCGCTCAAAATAAAGCCTGGCAGGAGGCCGGTTTTCCGTCGATGCGGGTGGCCGTCAATCTCTCCGCGCGCCAGTTTCATCAGGACAATTTTGTGGAAACGGTCCGTCGCGTCCTGAAAGAGACCCCCCTTGATCCGAGCTTCTTGGAGCTCGAATTGACGGAGAGTGTATTGATGGGGAAGGAGCAGAGCATCCTCAGCATGCTTCGCGAGCTGGCCGCCATGGGGATTCATCTCTCCATCGATGACTTCGGCACCGGGTACTCTTCGCTGGCCTATCTCAAGCGTTTTCCGATCGAGAAGCTCAAAGTCGATCAGCTCTTCATCCATAACATGACCACCGATCCGAACGACGCCGTCATCGCCCGGACCGTCGTCGCGATGGCCCACTCCCTTCGCCTGAAGGCGATTGCGGAAGGGGTCGAAACCGAAGCGCAACTCGCCTATCTCCGGTCGATCGGGTGCGATGAGATGCAGGGGTATCTCTTCAGCCGCCCCCTCCCTGCCGAAGAGGCCACTCAGTTGCTGATTCAAAAGAAGGGGCTTTCATTCGCTCCCGATTGCTCGATATGA
- a CDS encoding MBL fold metallo-hydrolase, translating into MAHPKKRLTTNAAGNFFVDATCINCDTCRQLAPKSFKEEGDYSAVARQPEGDAELLQAYQALLACPVGSIGTEQSDKARLQEAMKSFPLLLEDGVYYNGFNSEKSFGGNSYFIRHPDGNWLVDSPRYVGRLIKAFEEMGGIRTIFLTHEDDVADSARYAEHFGATRIIHRADAAASPGAERIVDGEEPIVVSEPFQIIPVPGHTEGSMALLYDGRFLFSGDHLWWDPERNALGAPERLVWDGERLLTSVAKLRGHPFEWVLPGHGDRIRLTPAEAAAHLDRLLERRRAARP; encoded by the coding sequence ATGGCCCATCCCAAGAAACGGCTTACAACCAACGCGGCCGGGAATTTCTTCGTCGACGCCACCTGCATCAACTGCGATACCTGCCGGCAGCTGGCTCCCAAGAGCTTCAAAGAAGAGGGAGATTATTCGGCGGTGGCGCGCCAGCCGGAGGGAGACGCGGAGCTGCTTCAGGCGTATCAAGCGCTTTTGGCCTGCCCGGTCGGATCGATCGGCACGGAGCAAAGCGACAAAGCGCGGCTGCAAGAGGCGATGAAAAGTTTTCCTCTTCTGTTGGAAGACGGGGTCTACTATAACGGATTTAACTCGGAGAAGTCGTTCGGCGGGAACAGCTACTTCATCCGCCATCCCGACGGAAACTGGCTGGTCGATTCCCCCCGATACGTGGGGCGCCTGATTAAAGCTTTTGAGGAGATGGGGGGAATTCGCACCATTTTTCTGACGCATGAGGATGATGTCGCCGATTCGGCCCGTTATGCCGAGCATTTCGGGGCGACGCGCATCATCCACCGGGCCGACGCGGCGGCTTCGCCGGGGGCGGAGCGGATCGTGGATGGAGAAGAGCCGATTGTGGTTTCGGAGCCGTTTCAGATCATTCCGGTTCCGGGGCATACCGAAGGGAGCATGGCGCTGCTTTACGATGGGCGGTTTCTCTTCTCGGGCGATCACCTCTGGTGGGACCCCGAACGGAATGCGCTCGGCGCTCCGGAGCGGCTGGTGTGGGACGGGGAGCGCCTATTGACGTCGGTCGCCAAGCTGCGCGGCCATCCCTTCGAATGGGTGCTGCCCGGCCACGGCGACCGCATCCGCCTCACCCCCGCCGAAGCGGCGGCGCACTTAGATCGTCTGCTCGAGCGCCGTCGCGCGGCGCGGCCATAA